In the bacterium genome, CAGCGCCAGGGCGCCGGCGCAGAAGGCGATCGCGCGGGATTTCATGTCGGGCGATCCGATCCCAGGGGTGGGTTCGGCGGGGCCGCCGATGGCCCCGTCGCCATGATCATACCACACCGCGGCGTCCGGCGGAAGCCGCTCAGGCCGGCTTGCGGAACACGAACAGGCTGCCCCCCGATTCGCGGGGATGGTAGCCGCGCTCGGCGAAGTCGGAGAAGTGCCCCAGCTTCTCGAAGCCGGCCGAGCGGTGGCCGAGCAGGTAGTCGACGCTGGCCCGCGGGTACAGGGGCGTGGCGCCGCCGAAGATCTCGCCGTCCGGCCCGAGCAGCGAGGTGTGGAAAACGAGGCGATCGAAGTCGATGTCCTCGTACCAGCGCTGGAAGACGAGGCCGTCGGCGGGGAACGCCAGATCGGGAAAGGCGTGCTCGTCGCGCTCGAGCAGCGGATCGAAGTTCACGGTCTGGAAGATCCAGACGCCGCCCGGGGCGAGCAGGCGGCGCACGTTCAGGAGGAACGTCGCCAGGCGGTCGGCGGGCAGGTGGGGCAGCACGTTGCCGATGCAGAAGACGCCGGTGTAGCCGCCGGCGGCGAGCAGGCCGATCTCCTCCATGCTCAAGATGCGGAAGTCGCCGCCGGGGTGCAGGCGCTCGGCCTCGGCGACCATGCCCGGATCGAGGTCGATGCCGACGCACGCCCGCCCGGTGGCCGCGAGGCTGCCGCAGTAGCGCCCGGTGCCGCAACCGACGTCCAGGACACGTCCGGCGGTGGGCAGCCACTTGTGCAGGAATTCGTGCACCGCCGGCCGGTAGGGGAAGATCTTCTCGTAGTGTCCGGCGAAGTCGGTGTAGAAAGCCATTTGCGGTGCCTATCCCTGTGTTATATTGGGGCCGTGCCGGTCCGGGTCGCCGCCCGTGCCGGTCGTGTCACGTTCCCGCAGGAGGTTGGTGCGATGTTTCCCTTCAAGAAGATCCTCTGTCCCACGGACTTCAGCGAGCCTTCGGAGTGCGGACTGCGCATGGCCAACGCCATGGCCGGCCGCTTCGACACCGAGGTCGTGGTGCTGAACGTGCACAAGCCCATCCCGCACCTGCCCACCCCGCGCCTGCAGGCCTCCGAAGTGGTCTTCGACGTCTCCGCCTACGAGGCCCAGGTGGCCGAGGAGTCGCGCGAGAACCTCGCCACCCTGGTCGACTCGGTCTTCGACGACGAGGTCAGGACCCGGCTCGAGGTCCGCATGGGCCGTCCGGCCGACGAGATCCTCGCCTTCGCCGAGGAAGAGAAGGTCGACGCGATCATCATCGCCACCCACGGCCGCACCGGCCTGGCCCACATCGTCTTCGGCAGCGTCGCCGAGAAGGTCGTGCGCCACGCCAAGTGCCCCGTCATGACGGTGCACAGCTGCGACAAGGCCTGAGGCCCGGCCGCTAGTCCGCCCCCTCCCCGATGACGCGCAGGTAGCGCCGCCACGGGCCGACGTCCGCCGTGTAGCGGCGCGCCTGCACGCGCGCAATCTGGCCCAGATGACCCAGATCGTGGGCCACCCACGTGGCCAGGAGCTGGCGCAGGGTCACGGTCCCGAATTCCGGATGCTCCCCCGTCCAGTCCAGGGTCTCGGCCGTGAGCGGCAGCTCGGTCAGCGTGCCCACGTTGGCCAGGCGCAGCCGCGCGAACTCGTCGAGCAGGTCGTCGAGGGTGCAGCCGCGCGACTCGTGCTCCTGGGCGAAGCGGTCGAAGGGCGCGAAGGCGCGGTCGTCGCCGCGGGCCAGGATGATGCGGGCGCGCGGGATCCAGTCCGTCCGCTCGCCGTGGATCAGGTGGCCGAGCACGTCGAAGGCGCTCCAGGTGCCGGGACCCTCGTCGGAGCGGATCCAGGGCTCGGGCAGGTCGCGCAGCCAGGCCTCGAGGACCAGCGGCGTGCGGGACAGGACGGCGGTGGCTTCGGCGAGATCGAAAGGCATGGCGGCTCCTCCGGGCGCGGGCCCGATCAGCGGACGTAACCCAGCGAGCGGAGCATTTCCAGCGCGCGGTCGTCGAGGTGGATGTCGGCGACGCCGGCCAGGCCGGCGGGCAGGTCGCGGGCGATGTGGTTCTCGAGGTCCGCACCCAGGTCGGCGGCCCAGGCCGGCGG is a window encoding:
- a CDS encoding class I SAM-dependent methyltransferase; the protein is MAFYTDFAGHYEKIFPYRPAVHEFLHKWLPTAGRVLDVGCGTGRYCGSLAATGRACVGIDLDPGMVAEAERLHPGGDFRILSMEEIGLLAAGGYTGVFCIGNVLPHLPADRLATFLLNVRRLLAPGGVWIFQTVNFDPLLERDEHAFPDLAFPADGLVFQRWYEDIDFDRLVFHTSLLGPDGEIFGGATPLYPRASVDYLLGHRSAGFEKLGHFSDFAERGYHPRESGGSLFVFRKPA
- a CDS encoding universal stress protein; translated protein: MFPFKKILCPTDFSEPSECGLRMANAMAGRFDTEVVVLNVHKPIPHLPTPRLQASEVVFDVSAYEAQVAEESRENLATLVDSVFDDEVRTRLEVRMGRPADEILAFAEEEKVDAIIIATHGRTGLAHIVFGSVAEKVVRHAKCPVMTVHSCDKA
- a CDS encoding DinB family protein, with amino-acid sequence MPFDLAEATAVLSRTPLVLEAWLRDLPEPWIRSDEGPGTWSAFDVLGHLIHGERTDWIPRARIILARGDDRAFAPFDRFAQEHESRGCTLDDLLDEFARLRLANVGTLTELPLTAETLDWTGEHPEFGTVTLRQLLATWVAHDLGHLGQIARVQARRYTADVGPWRRYLRVIGEGAD